One window of Triplophysa rosa linkage group LG10, Trosa_1v2, whole genome shotgun sequence genomic DNA carries:
- the mapkbp1 gene encoding mitogen-activated protein kinase-binding protein 1 isoform X1, which translates to MTVENTTIKSRIKNLLRQPSIKLRRSKPGNNKENLSSKVTLDKVLGITSAGNRALACDPHSGLVAYPAGCVVVLLNPRKNKQHHILNSSRKAITTVSFSPDGKYVVTGESGHMPAVRVWDVAERTQVAELQEHKYGVACVAFSPNSKYIVSVGYQHDMIVNVWAWKKNVVVAANKVSSKVSAVSFSDDSSYFVTAGNRHVKFWYLDHTKSSKVSATVPLLGRSGLLGELRNNFFSDVACGKGWKASSTFCITSSGLLCVFSDKRMLDKWVELRRNDSFATSMATSLSVTEDLIFCGCADGTVRAFSPIDLHFICTLPHPHSLGTDIATVTEASHLFTYKENVRYPDTVAVSYDPTNRWLSCVYNDHSLYVWDIRDLRKVGKVYSALYHSSCVWSVEVYPERKDGESRLSPGSPGSFLTCSSDNTIRLWNTDAQNTTLNRNVISGDLHKVIYMDNNTSTLLDTDCTLSSNSEKVDPQTSENRTGIRTMCVSPDEMHLASGDRNGTLRIHDLESMEEILDVQAHDSEILCLEYSKPETGLKLLATASRDRLIHVLDADNEYSLLQTLDEHSSSITAVRFAANEGKVRMITCGADKSIYFRTAQKTTDGTTFTRTHHIVRKTTLYDMDIDPTRKYAVVGCQDRSIRIFNIANGKQKKVYKGSQGEDGTLIKVQTDPSGLYVATSCSDKNISIFDFYTGECVATMFGHSEIVTGMKFTNDCKHLITVSGDSCIFVWRLCPELTINMRQRLAELKQNSRPVQKTPPNKQNTVSTRRDVHSAPVIGTMSSDSDKDVEEEEGIEEEDEMFPQLSSSGEETGSSEEKHNNLNSQMKKQHNSGVEHHDGSGPRPRRRWSRRIGSMDLKVKSMLDLRQLESFAMPLFPSKTTDVHKKPPPRRNQELGSTISLQTIAAWVPEENGSESQTRPQYIELSSQTPDAEVLYPEGCEDQISLAGSEYQVNRFPPGMRCAKVNTCLEKQSPDSACSMEYSSSRLSSPEHPGEFLFFGDSEPTEPLSVDGNSSELDMEDLDEEEDDTLKNSDVQTPVPQTPDQEAFLKKHFANLSDLNTPASSTRVTATISDSISSKFFSQNSPSRTGFPFPSNKSTNGKTTSGVVRPLISEVRPIMENKRQQEIQSSDRTFQRLIQKKRTPVTDSRRLISPIAKAAASQSGSAGMRKAQSIHNISSEADVVQTPPRPSKEVQPLIQNSERGVLHHTTPRRSLPTVPLTSPMTPLTQDITTPTRPKSRSYMSPTTSSMAKMSRSVSMGDNLNAVELEEPGSSDPRPDFTRSTSQSKPTTPVAIVSSPNTTAAPFPGPYTPHAAVAPMLSAGSSESPFSKSLQARLTGSARPLLHIDIPNPLPVKPSLSSLSPSSKSPRFVQKDKGFASRTPTTPSSLHEACLVQPVTAVRLTPSETTDRIDVSLVLISDPSKDLTEAELNSNAETEKEETTRDECSSTGQCSPGVLQDSDACLNVDSCRLLASELQSGFQRASHLYKMLSNSSDSGEEQQEMTRVLAEAFEAMRVELNSLPPCPPQRLPSADSARTFANTDDRTLALLEQYSKLLLNAVEKRMDNKI; encoded by the exons GTGTGTGGTGGTGCTGCTGAATCctagaaaaaacaaacaacatcacATTCTCAACAGCTCCAG GAAAGCCATCACCACCGTCTCTTTCTCTCCTGACGGCAAATATGTGGTCACGGGTGAG AGTGGTCATATGCCGGCGGTGCGTGTCTGGGATGTGGCGGAGAGGACGCAGGTGGCCGAGCTGCAGGAACATAAGTACGGCGTGGCGTGCGTCGCTTTCTCCCCCAACAGCAAATACATTGTCAGTGTGGGTTACCAGCATGACATGATCGTCAACGTCTGGGCCTGGAAG AAAAACGTGGTGGTTGCTGCCAACAAGGTCTCTAGTAAAGTGTCGGCCGTGTCTTTCTCAGATGACAGCTCGTACTTCGTCACGGCAGGAAACAGACATGTGAAGTTTTGGTACCTGGACCACACCAAGTCGTCGAAG GTGAGTGCCACTGTGCCGTTACTGGGTCGATCTGGTCTTCTGGGAGAACTGCGGAATAATTTCTTCAGCGATGTGGCCTGTGGAAAGGGCTGGAAAGCGAGCAGCACattttgcatcacttcctcTGGGCTGCTCTGTGTGTTCAGTGACAAAAGAATGCTGGACAAGTGGGTGGAGCTCAGG AGAAATGACAGTTTCGCA ACTAGTATGGCCACGTCTTTGTCCGTCACCGAGGATCTGATATTCTGCGGCTGTGCTGATGGTACAGTGAGAGCCTTCAGTCCCATTGACCTGCACTTTATCTGCACACTGCCTCACCCCCACAGCCTGGGCACGGACATCGCCACTGTCACTGAGGCCAG TCACCTCTTCACCTACAAGGAGAACGTCCGGTATCCCGACACAGTTGCCGTGTCCTATGACCCCACCAACCGCTGGCTGTCCTGCGTCTACAACGACCACAGTCTGTACGTGTGGGATATTCGCGATCTCCGTAAGGTGGGCAAGGTGTATTCGGCCCTGTACCACTCGTCTTGCGTTTGGAGCGTGGAG GTATATCCAGAGAGAAAGGATGGCGAGTCACGTTTGTCTCCCGGGTCTCCTGGGTCCTTCCTCACCTGCTCATCTGACAACACGATCCGCTTGTGGAACACAGACGCTCAGAACACGACGCTCAACCGGAACGTTATCAGCGGT GACCTCCACAAGGTCATTTATATGGACAACAACACCTCCACCCTTTTGGACACAGATTGCACCCTCTCTAGTAACTCGGAGAAGGTCGACCCGCAGACCTCCGAGAACCGGACAGGCATTAGGACCATGTGTGTGAGCCCAGATGAAATGCACTTGGCATCAGGGGACCGCAATGGAACGCTGAG AATCCATGATTTGGAGAGCATGGAGGAGATTCTGGATGTTCAGGCCCACGACTCTGAGATCTTGTGTTTGGAGTATTCTAAACCTGAGACCG ggcTGAAGCTGTTGGCCACGGCCAGCAGAGACCGACTGATTCACGTTCTGGATGCTGATAACGAATACAGCCTTCTTCAAACTCTGGATGAACACTCGTCCTCCATCACTGCCGTCCGATTCGCTG CTAATGAGGGTAAAGTCAGAATGATCACATGTGGAGCGGATAAGAGTATATACTTCCGCACAGCACAGAAG ACAACAGACGGTACAACATTCACACGAACGCATCACATAGTGAGAAAGACAACGCTGTACGACATGGACATCGACCCCACCAGAAAATATGCTGTCGTCGGATGCCAGGATCGCAGCATCAG GATCTTTAACATTGCCAATGGCAAACAGAAGAAAGTCTACAAGGGCTCTCAGGGAGAGGACGGGACACTTATCAAG GTCCAGACAGATCCATCAGGTTTGTATGTGGCCACAAGTTGCTCGGACAAGAACATCAGCATCTTTGACTTCTACACTGGAGAATGTGTGGCCACCATGTTTGGACACTCTG AGATTGTAACTGGGATGAAGTTTACTAATGACTGTAAACATTTGATAACGGTGTCAGGAGACAG CTGTATCTTTGTATGGCGACTGTGTCCTGAGCTGACCATTAACATGAGACAGCGTCTCGCAGAGCTCAAACAAAACAGCAGACCGGTTCAGAAGACTCCTCCAAACAAACAGAACACAGTTAG CACAAGAAGAGATGTCCACAGTGCTCCTGTCATCGGCACCATGTCATCTGATAGTGACAAGGATGTGGAGGAAGAGGAGGGTATTGAGGAGGAAGATGAGATGTTCCCTCAGCTATCATCATCAGGCGAGGAAACCG GATCATCAGAGGAGAAACACAACAATCTCAACTCCCAGATGAAGAAG caacacaacagcgGTGTTGAGCATCACGATGGTTCAGGTCCACGGCCGAGGCGCCGCTGGTCCAGACGGATCGGCAGCATGGATCTAAAGGTGAAGTCAATGTTGGACCTGAGGCAGCTGGAGTCCTTCGCTATGCCTCTCTTTCCCAGTAAAACCACTGATGTTCATAAAAAACCACCACCACGCAGGAACCAAGAACTGGGAAGCACCATCAGTCTCCAGACCATCGCTGCATGG GTACCTGAAGAGAATGGCTCAGAAAGTCAAACTCGTCCTCAGTACATTGAGTTGTCCTCTCAGACTCCAGATGCGGAGGTGCTGTATCCTGAGGGATGTGAAGACCAAATCAGTCTGGCTGGCAG TGAGTATCAGGTGAATAGGTTTCCTCCTGGAATGAGATGTGCTAAAGTCAACACTTGCCTTGAGAAGCAGAGTCCAGACAGCGCCTGCTCAATGGAATATTCCAGCAGCCGTCTGTCCAGCCCTGAGCATCCTggagaatttctattttttggGG ACTCTGAGCCCACTGAGCCATTGAGCGTCGATGGAAACTCTTCGGAACTGGATATGGAGGATCTGGATGAGGAAGAAGACGACACCTTGAAGAACAGTGATGTTCAGACTCCCGTGCCTCAGACACCAGACCAGGAGGCATTTCTTAAGAAACACTTTGCAAACCTCTCAGACCTCAACACACCTG CAAGTTCAACCAGAGTCACCGCAACCATCTCTGACAGCATATCGTCAAAGTTCTTCTCTCAGAATTCCCCTAGCAG AACTGGATTCCCATTCCCCTCAAACAAAAGCACTAATGGTAAGACCACCAGCGGCGTGGTGCGGCCCCTTATCTCAGAGGTGCGGCCCatcatggaaaacaaaagacaGCAGGAAATCCAGAGCTCTGACAGGACATTTCAGCGTTTGATCCAGAAGAAACGCACACCCGTCACAGACTCCCGCAGGCTCATCAGCCCAATCGCTAAAGCTGCCGCGAGTCAGAGCGGATCGGCGGGCATGAGGAAAGCTCAATCCATCCACAACATCTCCTCAGAAG CTGATGTGGTCCAGACACCTCCTCGTCCATCTAAAGAAGTCCAACCACTGATCCAAAACTCAGAACGAGGTGTCCTACACCACACTACACCACGACGTTCCCTTCCCACTGTCCCACTCACCAGCCCTATGACCCCGCTCACACAGGACATCACCACACCCACAAGACCCAAGTCTCGCTCTTACATGAGCCCTACCACCAGCTCCATGGCCAAGATGTCCCGCTCCGTGTCCATGGGGGACAACCTGAACGCGGTGGAACTAGAAGAGCCTGGATCCTCAGATCCACGCCCGGACTTCACACGGAGCACCTCACAGAGCAAGCCAACAACTCCCGTCGCCATAGTTTCCTCTCCAAATACTACTGCGGCACCCTTTCCAGGCCCGTACACACCTCACGCTGCAGTTGCACCGATGCTCAGCGCTGGCTCGAGTGAAAGTCCTTTCTCCAAAAGTCTGCAAGCCAGACTGACCGGCAGTGCTCGCCCCCTGCTCCATATCGACATTCCCAATCCTCTTCCAGTCAAACCTTCCCTGTCTTCCCTTTCACCCAGCAGCAAAAGCCCAAGGTTTGTACAAAAGGATAAAGGGTTCGCAAGCAGAACCCCAACGACTCCGTCTTCACTTCACGAAGCGTGTTTGGTGCAGCCGGTCACAGCTGTGCGTCTGACCCCATCTGAAACCACGGATCGGATCGATGTCAGTTTGGTGCTCATTTCAGATCCGTCTAAAGATTTGACTGAAGCAGAACTCAACTCAAACGCAGAGACGGAAAAAGAGGAAACCACCAGGGATGAGTGTTCTTCAACGGGACAGTGCAGTCCAGGTGTTCTTCAGGACTCAG ACGCATGTCTCAATGTGGATTCTTGTAGGCTGCTTGCCAGTGAACTGCAGAGCGGTTTTCAAAGAGCCTCCCACCTCTATAAAATG CTAAGCAACTCCAGCGACTCCGGCGAGGAGCAGCAGGAAATGACACGTGTCCTGGCCGAAGCTTTTGAGGCGATGAGAGTCGAGCTGAATTCCCTTCCTCCGTGCCCTCCTCAAAGACTGCCCAGCGCCGACAGCGCACGCACGTTCGCTAACACTGACGACCGGACGCTTGCCCTTTTAGAGCAGTACTCCAAACTTCTCCTCAACGCTGTGGAAAAGAGGATGGACAACAAAATCTGA
- the mapkbp1 gene encoding mitogen-activated protein kinase-binding protein 1 isoform X2: protein MTVENTTIKSRIKNLLRQPSIKLRRSKPGNNKENLSSKVTLDKVLGITSAGNRALACDPHSGLVAYPAGCVVVLLNPRKNKQHHILNSSRKAITTVSFSPDGKYVVTGESGHMPAVRVWDVAERTQVAELQEHKYGVACVAFSPNSKYIVSVGYQHDMIVNVWAWKKNVVVAANKVSSKVSAVSFSDDSSYFVTAGNRHVKFWYLDHTKSSKVSATVPLLGRSGLLGELRNNFFSDVACGKGWKASSTFCITSSGLLCVFSDKRMLDKWVELRTSMATSLSVTEDLIFCGCADGTVRAFSPIDLHFICTLPHPHSLGTDIATVTEASHLFTYKENVRYPDTVAVSYDPTNRWLSCVYNDHSLYVWDIRDLRKVGKVYSALYHSSCVWSVEVYPERKDGESRLSPGSPGSFLTCSSDNTIRLWNTDAQNTTLNRNVISGDLHKVIYMDNNTSTLLDTDCTLSSNSEKVDPQTSENRTGIRTMCVSPDEMHLASGDRNGTLRIHDLESMEEILDVQAHDSEILCLEYSKPETGLKLLATASRDRLIHVLDADNEYSLLQTLDEHSSSITAVRFAANEGKVRMITCGADKSIYFRTAQKTTDGTTFTRTHHIVRKTTLYDMDIDPTRKYAVVGCQDRSIRIFNIANGKQKKVYKGSQGEDGTLIKVQTDPSGLYVATSCSDKNISIFDFYTGECVATMFGHSEIVTGMKFTNDCKHLITVSGDSCIFVWRLCPELTINMRQRLAELKQNSRPVQKTPPNKQNTVSTRRDVHSAPVIGTMSSDSDKDVEEEEGIEEEDEMFPQLSSSGEETGSSEEKHNNLNSQMKKQHNSGVEHHDGSGPRPRRRWSRRIGSMDLKVKSMLDLRQLESFAMPLFPSKTTDVHKKPPPRRNQELGSTISLQTIAAWVPEENGSESQTRPQYIELSSQTPDAEVLYPEGCEDQISLAGSEYQVNRFPPGMRCAKVNTCLEKQSPDSACSMEYSSSRLSSPEHPGEFLFFGDSEPTEPLSVDGNSSELDMEDLDEEEDDTLKNSDVQTPVPQTPDQEAFLKKHFANLSDLNTPASSTRVTATISDSISSKFFSQNSPSRTGFPFPSNKSTNGKTTSGVVRPLISEVRPIMENKRQQEIQSSDRTFQRLIQKKRTPVTDSRRLISPIAKAAASQSGSAGMRKAQSIHNISSEADVVQTPPRPSKEVQPLIQNSERGVLHHTTPRRSLPTVPLTSPMTPLTQDITTPTRPKSRSYMSPTTSSMAKMSRSVSMGDNLNAVELEEPGSSDPRPDFTRSTSQSKPTTPVAIVSSPNTTAAPFPGPYTPHAAVAPMLSAGSSESPFSKSLQARLTGSARPLLHIDIPNPLPVKPSLSSLSPSSKSPRFVQKDKGFASRTPTTPSSLHEACLVQPVTAVRLTPSETTDRIDVSLVLISDPSKDLTEAELNSNAETEKEETTRDECSSTGQCSPGVLQDSDACLNVDSCRLLASELQSGFQRASHLYKMLSNSSDSGEEQQEMTRVLAEAFEAMRVELNSLPPCPPQRLPSADSARTFANTDDRTLALLEQYSKLLLNAVEKRMDNKI from the exons GTGTGTGGTGGTGCTGCTGAATCctagaaaaaacaaacaacatcacATTCTCAACAGCTCCAG GAAAGCCATCACCACCGTCTCTTTCTCTCCTGACGGCAAATATGTGGTCACGGGTGAG AGTGGTCATATGCCGGCGGTGCGTGTCTGGGATGTGGCGGAGAGGACGCAGGTGGCCGAGCTGCAGGAACATAAGTACGGCGTGGCGTGCGTCGCTTTCTCCCCCAACAGCAAATACATTGTCAGTGTGGGTTACCAGCATGACATGATCGTCAACGTCTGGGCCTGGAAG AAAAACGTGGTGGTTGCTGCCAACAAGGTCTCTAGTAAAGTGTCGGCCGTGTCTTTCTCAGATGACAGCTCGTACTTCGTCACGGCAGGAAACAGACATGTGAAGTTTTGGTACCTGGACCACACCAAGTCGTCGAAG GTGAGTGCCACTGTGCCGTTACTGGGTCGATCTGGTCTTCTGGGAGAACTGCGGAATAATTTCTTCAGCGATGTGGCCTGTGGAAAGGGCTGGAAAGCGAGCAGCACattttgcatcacttcctcTGGGCTGCTCTGTGTGTTCAGTGACAAAAGAATGCTGGACAAGTGGGTGGAGCTCAGG ACTAGTATGGCCACGTCTTTGTCCGTCACCGAGGATCTGATATTCTGCGGCTGTGCTGATGGTACAGTGAGAGCCTTCAGTCCCATTGACCTGCACTTTATCTGCACACTGCCTCACCCCCACAGCCTGGGCACGGACATCGCCACTGTCACTGAGGCCAG TCACCTCTTCACCTACAAGGAGAACGTCCGGTATCCCGACACAGTTGCCGTGTCCTATGACCCCACCAACCGCTGGCTGTCCTGCGTCTACAACGACCACAGTCTGTACGTGTGGGATATTCGCGATCTCCGTAAGGTGGGCAAGGTGTATTCGGCCCTGTACCACTCGTCTTGCGTTTGGAGCGTGGAG GTATATCCAGAGAGAAAGGATGGCGAGTCACGTTTGTCTCCCGGGTCTCCTGGGTCCTTCCTCACCTGCTCATCTGACAACACGATCCGCTTGTGGAACACAGACGCTCAGAACACGACGCTCAACCGGAACGTTATCAGCGGT GACCTCCACAAGGTCATTTATATGGACAACAACACCTCCACCCTTTTGGACACAGATTGCACCCTCTCTAGTAACTCGGAGAAGGTCGACCCGCAGACCTCCGAGAACCGGACAGGCATTAGGACCATGTGTGTGAGCCCAGATGAAATGCACTTGGCATCAGGGGACCGCAATGGAACGCTGAG AATCCATGATTTGGAGAGCATGGAGGAGATTCTGGATGTTCAGGCCCACGACTCTGAGATCTTGTGTTTGGAGTATTCTAAACCTGAGACCG ggcTGAAGCTGTTGGCCACGGCCAGCAGAGACCGACTGATTCACGTTCTGGATGCTGATAACGAATACAGCCTTCTTCAAACTCTGGATGAACACTCGTCCTCCATCACTGCCGTCCGATTCGCTG CTAATGAGGGTAAAGTCAGAATGATCACATGTGGAGCGGATAAGAGTATATACTTCCGCACAGCACAGAAG ACAACAGACGGTACAACATTCACACGAACGCATCACATAGTGAGAAAGACAACGCTGTACGACATGGACATCGACCCCACCAGAAAATATGCTGTCGTCGGATGCCAGGATCGCAGCATCAG GATCTTTAACATTGCCAATGGCAAACAGAAGAAAGTCTACAAGGGCTCTCAGGGAGAGGACGGGACACTTATCAAG GTCCAGACAGATCCATCAGGTTTGTATGTGGCCACAAGTTGCTCGGACAAGAACATCAGCATCTTTGACTTCTACACTGGAGAATGTGTGGCCACCATGTTTGGACACTCTG AGATTGTAACTGGGATGAAGTTTACTAATGACTGTAAACATTTGATAACGGTGTCAGGAGACAG CTGTATCTTTGTATGGCGACTGTGTCCTGAGCTGACCATTAACATGAGACAGCGTCTCGCAGAGCTCAAACAAAACAGCAGACCGGTTCAGAAGACTCCTCCAAACAAACAGAACACAGTTAG CACAAGAAGAGATGTCCACAGTGCTCCTGTCATCGGCACCATGTCATCTGATAGTGACAAGGATGTGGAGGAAGAGGAGGGTATTGAGGAGGAAGATGAGATGTTCCCTCAGCTATCATCATCAGGCGAGGAAACCG GATCATCAGAGGAGAAACACAACAATCTCAACTCCCAGATGAAGAAG caacacaacagcgGTGTTGAGCATCACGATGGTTCAGGTCCACGGCCGAGGCGCCGCTGGTCCAGACGGATCGGCAGCATGGATCTAAAGGTGAAGTCAATGTTGGACCTGAGGCAGCTGGAGTCCTTCGCTATGCCTCTCTTTCCCAGTAAAACCACTGATGTTCATAAAAAACCACCACCACGCAGGAACCAAGAACTGGGAAGCACCATCAGTCTCCAGACCATCGCTGCATGG GTACCTGAAGAGAATGGCTCAGAAAGTCAAACTCGTCCTCAGTACATTGAGTTGTCCTCTCAGACTCCAGATGCGGAGGTGCTGTATCCTGAGGGATGTGAAGACCAAATCAGTCTGGCTGGCAG TGAGTATCAGGTGAATAGGTTTCCTCCTGGAATGAGATGTGCTAAAGTCAACACTTGCCTTGAGAAGCAGAGTCCAGACAGCGCCTGCTCAATGGAATATTCCAGCAGCCGTCTGTCCAGCCCTGAGCATCCTggagaatttctattttttggGG ACTCTGAGCCCACTGAGCCATTGAGCGTCGATGGAAACTCTTCGGAACTGGATATGGAGGATCTGGATGAGGAAGAAGACGACACCTTGAAGAACAGTGATGTTCAGACTCCCGTGCCTCAGACACCAGACCAGGAGGCATTTCTTAAGAAACACTTTGCAAACCTCTCAGACCTCAACACACCTG CAAGTTCAACCAGAGTCACCGCAACCATCTCTGACAGCATATCGTCAAAGTTCTTCTCTCAGAATTCCCCTAGCAG AACTGGATTCCCATTCCCCTCAAACAAAAGCACTAATGGTAAGACCACCAGCGGCGTGGTGCGGCCCCTTATCTCAGAGGTGCGGCCCatcatggaaaacaaaagacaGCAGGAAATCCAGAGCTCTGACAGGACATTTCAGCGTTTGATCCAGAAGAAACGCACACCCGTCACAGACTCCCGCAGGCTCATCAGCCCAATCGCTAAAGCTGCCGCGAGTCAGAGCGGATCGGCGGGCATGAGGAAAGCTCAATCCATCCACAACATCTCCTCAGAAG CTGATGTGGTCCAGACACCTCCTCGTCCATCTAAAGAAGTCCAACCACTGATCCAAAACTCAGAACGAGGTGTCCTACACCACACTACACCACGACGTTCCCTTCCCACTGTCCCACTCACCAGCCCTATGACCCCGCTCACACAGGACATCACCACACCCACAAGACCCAAGTCTCGCTCTTACATGAGCCCTACCACCAGCTCCATGGCCAAGATGTCCCGCTCCGTGTCCATGGGGGACAACCTGAACGCGGTGGAACTAGAAGAGCCTGGATCCTCAGATCCACGCCCGGACTTCACACGGAGCACCTCACAGAGCAAGCCAACAACTCCCGTCGCCATAGTTTCCTCTCCAAATACTACTGCGGCACCCTTTCCAGGCCCGTACACACCTCACGCTGCAGTTGCACCGATGCTCAGCGCTGGCTCGAGTGAAAGTCCTTTCTCCAAAAGTCTGCAAGCCAGACTGACCGGCAGTGCTCGCCCCCTGCTCCATATCGACATTCCCAATCCTCTTCCAGTCAAACCTTCCCTGTCTTCCCTTTCACCCAGCAGCAAAAGCCCAAGGTTTGTACAAAAGGATAAAGGGTTCGCAAGCAGAACCCCAACGACTCCGTCTTCACTTCACGAAGCGTGTTTGGTGCAGCCGGTCACAGCTGTGCGTCTGACCCCATCTGAAACCACGGATCGGATCGATGTCAGTTTGGTGCTCATTTCAGATCCGTCTAAAGATTTGACTGAAGCAGAACTCAACTCAAACGCAGAGACGGAAAAAGAGGAAACCACCAGGGATGAGTGTTCTTCAACGGGACAGTGCAGTCCAGGTGTTCTTCAGGACTCAG ACGCATGTCTCAATGTGGATTCTTGTAGGCTGCTTGCCAGTGAACTGCAGAGCGGTTTTCAAAGAGCCTCCCACCTCTATAAAATG CTAAGCAACTCCAGCGACTCCGGCGAGGAGCAGCAGGAAATGACACGTGTCCTGGCCGAAGCTTTTGAGGCGATGAGAGTCGAGCTGAATTCCCTTCCTCCGTGCCCTCCTCAAAGACTGCCCAGCGCCGACAGCGCACGCACGTTCGCTAACACTGACGACCGGACGCTTGCCCTTTTAGAGCAGTACTCCAAACTTCTCCTCAACGCTGTGGAAAAGAGGATGGACAACAAAATCTGA